The following coding sequences lie in one Myxococcus xanthus genomic window:
- a CDS encoding GatB/YqeY domain-containing protein has product MATLKERIDADLKDAMRSKSELTLSVLRMLKSAVKYKEVEPGASALDDAGVLTVIAGLIKQRRDSVEQFKTGGRPELAEKEEAEISILQNYLPKQLTADELAAEVRAAIAETSAKGPKDMGAVMKNLNAKIHGKAEGRAISEAVKSELAKLS; this is encoded by the coding sequence ATGGCCACCCTGAAGGAGCGGATCGACGCGGACCTGAAGGACGCGATGCGGTCCAAGAGCGAGCTGACGCTGAGCGTGCTGCGGATGCTCAAGAGCGCGGTGAAGTACAAGGAAGTGGAGCCCGGCGCCTCCGCCCTGGATGACGCGGGAGTCCTCACTGTCATCGCCGGCCTCATCAAGCAGCGCCGTGATTCCGTGGAGCAGTTCAAGACGGGTGGCCGCCCGGAGCTGGCGGAGAAGGAAGAGGCTGAAATCAGCATCCTCCAGAACTACCTGCCCAAGCAGCTGACCGCCGACGAGCTGGCCGCCGAGGTCCGCGCCGCCATCGCCGAGACGAGCGCCAAGGGACCCAAGGACATGGGCGCGGTGATGAAGAACCTCAACGCCAAGATTCACGGCAAGGCGGAAGGCCGAGCCATCTCCGAGGCAGTGAAGTCGGAGCTCGCGAAGCTCTCCTGA
- a CDS encoding HEAT repeat domain-containing protein yields the protein MNYTVRLVSPALLLVVLLTTGQQQGGTPTRECWMSCQRHVTDAALRARTCGSCLPGGRVDSWVQGLAGQRPIPRAPLVSAMKDPDWRVRWAAVRADARRQGVTDRRALADWVMAEPVSSNLTACLTAARAAAEAGASSAKFLRDAGPRGANAAARVWGRREAIREALELELYAEDLAVRSSALAHLAGFLGRKPARVLLDAMATRPESVDAVSASALKVVAGRSRSSVGRMLLDEAKPAEEARINRLFAVYSKELEGMQPELTVADPLQRRRAVESLRVYGPLAMRELERALGDSDRWVRRDAARALADAEGVPLRTAAERRIESSDAMQARPWLEAMAREKGCAAFFLGMARDQALAASVRGAALAQLADCSEGARDRVSSVEPFLADEQPLLRAGAVRALSGLTTRHPGVSEATSRALGDGAPEVVSAALELLTLQRQTSRGDDAAMLLESDHAVVRAAAAEALEQIGRASHVKALAGCLRADAEAAVRVAAATALGRIGGAQAAAALSDAAARDPDSHVKHVSREALRRLGFGQ from the coding sequence ATGAACTACACTGTCCGCCTCGTGAGCCCAGCCCTCCTCCTGGTGGTACTCCTGACGACCGGCCAGCAGCAAGGTGGGACCCCGACCCGAGAATGCTGGATGTCCTGCCAGCGGCACGTGACGGACGCGGCCTTGCGCGCTCGGACCTGCGGCAGCTGCCTGCCGGGAGGCCGCGTGGATTCCTGGGTGCAGGGCCTGGCGGGGCAGCGGCCCATTCCTCGTGCGCCGCTCGTCTCCGCCATGAAGGATCCGGACTGGCGGGTGAGGTGGGCGGCGGTGCGCGCGGATGCCAGGCGTCAGGGCGTCACGGATCGCCGGGCCCTGGCGGATTGGGTCATGGCGGAGCCGGTGTCGTCCAACCTGACTGCGTGTCTGACGGCGGCTCGCGCCGCGGCGGAGGCCGGGGCTTCCTCCGCGAAGTTCCTGCGAGATGCCGGACCTCGCGGCGCCAATGCCGCGGCCCGCGTGTGGGGGCGGCGGGAGGCCATTCGCGAAGCGCTGGAGCTGGAGCTGTACGCGGAGGACCTGGCGGTTCGGAGCTCGGCGCTGGCCCACCTGGCCGGGTTCCTGGGCCGCAAGCCCGCACGCGTTCTTCTGGACGCCATGGCGACGCGGCCGGAGAGCGTGGATGCGGTCAGCGCCAGCGCGCTCAAGGTGGTGGCGGGGCGCAGCCGGTCGTCGGTGGGGCGGATGCTGCTGGACGAGGCGAAGCCCGCGGAGGAGGCGCGCATCAACCGGCTCTTCGCTGTGTATTCGAAGGAGCTGGAGGGGATGCAGCCGGAGCTGACCGTGGCGGATCCACTCCAGCGCCGACGCGCGGTGGAGTCGTTGCGGGTGTATGGGCCGCTGGCGATGCGGGAGCTGGAGCGGGCGCTCGGCGATTCCGACCGGTGGGTGCGCCGGGATGCGGCGCGGGCGCTGGCCGATGCGGAAGGCGTCCCGCTGCGCACGGCGGCGGAGCGGCGCATCGAGTCGAGTGACGCGATGCAGGCGCGGCCGTGGCTGGAGGCCATGGCGAGGGAGAAGGGGTGTGCGGCCTTCTTCCTGGGGATGGCTCGGGACCAGGCGCTGGCCGCGTCCGTCCGAGGCGCTGCGTTGGCACAGCTGGCGGACTGTAGCGAGGGGGCTCGGGATAGGGTGTCCTCGGTGGAGCCGTTCCTTGCAGATGAGCAGCCGCTGCTTCGCGCGGGGGCCGTGCGGGCCTTGAGCGGTTTGACGACGCGGCACCCAGGCGTGTCAGAGGCCACCTCGCGTGCGCTGGGGGATGGGGCTCCCGAGGTGGTGAGCGCTGCACTGGAGTTGCTGACGCTTCAGCGGCAGACGTCCCGGGGCGATGATGCCGCGATGCTGCTGGAGTCGGACCATGCGGTGGTGCGCGCCGCTGCCGCCGAGGCGCTGGAGCAGATTGGGCGCGCTTCGCACGTGAAGGCGCTGGCGGGGTGCCTGCGGGCGGATGCGGAGGCCGCTGTGCGGGTGGCCGCGGCAACGGCCCTGGGCCGGATTGGTGGAGCGCAGGCCGCGGCCGCGCTGTCGGACGCAGCGGCGCGCGATCCGGACTCCCATGTGAAGCACGTGTCGCGCGAGGCGCTGCGGAGGCTGGGCTTCGGTCAGTAG
- a CDS encoding GGDEF domain-containing protein, whose product MSEEKTSVHSISDLLGSAQQQSAYLIVISAKSAAGIGRMFKLDRSEVVLGRSSEAQFQVEDDGISRKHAKVVALGDGRFQLVDLASTNGTYLNGLKVNAAPLYDGDKIQIGSNTVLKFSIQDALEEQYQRSIYESATRDGLTRVYNKKYFLETVRKEFSYCLRHRVPLSLVLFDVDHFKKINDAYGHPAGDYVLTRIAQRVSDTVRTEDLLARYGGEEFALMLRESAEDQALACAERCRYAVDKADFVFSGTPIKVTISLGVATLLDSDFSQPEDLIAAADKYLYRAKRAGRNRVDAKAISGL is encoded by the coding sequence ATGTCCGAGGAGAAAACTTCCGTCCATTCGATTTCGGACCTGCTGGGCAGTGCCCAGCAGCAGAGTGCCTATCTGATCGTCATCAGCGCCAAGTCCGCGGCGGGCATCGGGCGCATGTTCAAGCTGGACCGCTCCGAGGTCGTCCTGGGGCGCAGCTCCGAGGCGCAATTCCAGGTCGAGGATGACGGCATCTCCCGCAAGCACGCCAAGGTGGTGGCGCTGGGAGACGGCCGGTTCCAGCTGGTGGACCTGGCCAGCACCAACGGGACGTACCTCAACGGCCTGAAGGTCAACGCCGCCCCGCTCTACGACGGCGACAAGATCCAGATCGGCTCCAACACCGTCCTCAAGTTCTCCATCCAGGACGCGCTGGAGGAGCAGTACCAGCGCAGCATCTATGAATCCGCCACGCGTGACGGCCTCACCCGCGTCTACAACAAGAAGTACTTCCTGGAGACGGTGCGCAAGGAGTTCAGCTACTGCCTGCGCCACCGGGTGCCGCTGTCGCTGGTCCTCTTCGACGTGGACCACTTCAAGAAGATCAACGACGCGTATGGCCACCCGGCCGGTGACTACGTGCTGACGCGCATCGCCCAGCGGGTGAGCGACACGGTGCGCACCGAGGACCTGCTCGCGCGCTACGGCGGCGAGGAGTTCGCGCTGATGCTGCGCGAGTCCGCCGAGGACCAGGCCCTGGCGTGCGCGGAGCGCTGCCGGTACGCCGTGGACAAGGCCGACTTCGTCTTCAGTGGCACGCCCATCAAGGTGACCATCAGCCTGGGCGTGGCCACGCTGCTGGACTCGGACTTCTCCCAGCCCGAGGACCTCATCGCCGCGGCGGACAAGTACCTGTACCGGGCCAAGCGCGCGGGCCGGAACCGCGTGGATGCGAAGGCCATCAGCGGGCTCTGA
- the rpsU gene encoding 30S ribosomal protein S21, which translates to MPGIRVKEGESIESALKRFKKATEKAGILSEIRKREHYEKPSVKRKKKALAAKKRAVKKARKSF; encoded by the coding sequence ATGCCCGGTATCCGAGTGAAGGAAGGAGAGTCCATCGAGAGCGCCCTCAAGCGTTTCAAGAAGGCCACCGAGAAGGCTGGAATCCTTTCCGAGATCCGTAAGCGCGAGCACTACGAGAAGCCTTCCGTGAAGCGGAAGAAGAAGGCCCTCGCCGCCAAGAAGCGCGCTGTGAAGAAGGCCCGCAAGTCGTTCTAG